A single window of Streptomyces griseoviridis DNA harbors:
- a CDS encoding sporulation protein has product MVFKRLLGSLGVGGPTVDTVLDPGAALPGGNLSGRVHLKGGNADFDIEHITLELVARVEAEHDGGESEGVLAFERFTVGGGFRLAAGEERAVPFGVALPWETPITELYGQPLGIVLGVRTELSVAGAKDKGDLDQLTVGPLPVQEAILEALGQLGFGFRTADLEYGRIGGTGQQLPFYQEIELTPAPQYAHQVNEIEVTFLAGPAGVEVVLEADKRGGLFGGGGQDTLARYTVGHHDVRDWNAEVDGWLRQLIERRASYGGHGGYQSHGGYQSHDGYQGHGGHHGYDGHHGHEEPRRSGPGMGTAIAAGAAGLAVGVVGGMVAAEVVDEVGDFFEGDDEGGED; this is encoded by the coding sequence ATGGTGTTCAAACGGCTGCTCGGTTCGCTCGGTGTGGGCGGACCCACGGTGGACACGGTCCTCGACCCCGGCGCGGCCCTGCCGGGCGGCAACCTGTCGGGACGGGTCCATCTCAAGGGCGGCAACGCCGACTTCGACATCGAGCACATCACCCTGGAACTGGTCGCGCGCGTCGAGGCCGAGCACGACGGCGGGGAGAGCGAGGGCGTCCTCGCCTTCGAACGCTTCACCGTCGGCGGCGGCTTCCGGCTCGCGGCGGGCGAGGAACGCGCCGTGCCGTTCGGTGTCGCGCTGCCCTGGGAGACCCCGATCACCGAGCTGTACGGCCAGCCGCTCGGCATCGTCCTCGGGGTCCGCACCGAACTGTCGGTGGCCGGCGCCAAGGACAAGGGCGACCTCGACCAGTTGACCGTGGGCCCGCTGCCGGTCCAGGAGGCGATCCTCGAGGCGCTCGGCCAACTCGGCTTCGGCTTCCGCACCGCCGACCTGGAGTACGGGCGCATCGGCGGCACCGGCCAGCAACTCCCCTTCTACCAGGAGATCGAGCTGACCCCGGCGCCCCAGTACGCCCACCAGGTCAACGAGATCGAGGTGACCTTCCTCGCCGGTCCCGCCGGCGTCGAGGTCGTCCTGGAGGCCGACAAGCGCGGCGGACTCTTCGGCGGAGGCGGCCAGGACACGCTGGCCCGGTACACGGTCGGCCACCACGACGTCCGCGACTGGAACGCCGAAGTCGACGGCTGGCTGCGCCAGTTGATCGAGCGGCGGGCGTCCTACGGCGGCCACGGCGGGTACCAGAGTCACGGCGGGTACCAGAGTCATGACGGCTACCAGGGCCATGGCGGCCACCATGGGTACGACGGCCACCACGGGCACGAGGAGCCCCGCAGGTCGGGACCCGGCATGGGCACCGCCATCGCGGCGGGCGCGGCCGGGCTCGCCGTCGGTGTCGTCGGCGGCATGGTCGCGGCCGAAGTCGTCGACGAGGTGGGCGACTTCTTCGAGGGCGACGACGAGGGCGGCGAGGACTGA